The Terriglobus roseus sequence ATCGCCGAAGGTCTTTCCAAGGTCTACGGCAGCTCACGTGTGGTCAGCGATGTGACGCTTTCCATCGCGCGCGGCGAGATCCTCGGCCTCGTCGGCGAGAGTGGCAGCGGCAAAAGCACCGTCGCCCGCATGCTGCTACGCCTCATCGAGCCGACCAGCGGCACCGTCCACTTCGACGGCTTCGACATCCTTGATGCCAACCGATCTCAGATGAAAGCCATGCGTCGCCGCATGGGCGTGGTCTTTCAGGATCCCTTCGCCGCACTCGATCCACGCATGCGCGTCCGCGACATCCTCGCGGAACCATTTGCGATCCACGGCGACGGAGGACTGCGGGGAGAAGCCATGCAGGCCAGGCTCACAGCCATGCTGCAGGAAGTCGGACTCGACACGACAGCGCTCGAACGCTATCCGCATGAGTTCAGCGGAGGGCAGAGGCAGCGCATCAACATCGCCCGCGCCCTCGCTTTATCACCAGACTTCCTTGTGCTGGACGAGCCGGTCAGCGCGCTCGATGTCTCCGTCGGCGCACAGGTCATCAACCTGCTCCGTGATCTGCAGCGCACGCGCGGCCTCACCTGTCTGTTCATCTCGCACTCCATGCCGCTGGTGCGATACCTTTGCGACCGCGTCGCCGTCATGCAGCGCGGGTGCCTCGTCGAAGTCGGCGATGCCGTCACCATCTGCGAACATCCCCGCGAGGCCTACACCCAGGCGCTCATCGCCGCCACACCAGAGTTCGCCCTGCCCGCCCGCTAAGAACCCCTGTAACTCAATCGGTTCCCGGAAGCTTAGGCTTTTGTTTTCGGAGGGGCGTGGCTTTAGCCATGCCATTTCATCTCGCGAAAAGGAACCGGCTTTAGCCGCTGAGGGATTTTCTCCCGAAAGCGGAAGCCCTTCTCCCGGAAAGCTCGCCCAACATCGCCGGTAGAATGAAGGGATGGCCGTTTCCCTGCTCGCGCACGCTCATTACGCCTGGCTGGTAACAGCCTCGCTGCTTGCGGGCGCGGTCAACGCAGTCGCCAGCGGCGGATCATTCATCTCATTCCCCGCGATGCTGGCGATGGGGGTTGCTCCCGTGCAGGCCAACGCGACCAATACCGTGGCGATCTGGCCCGGCCAGTTGACCAGCGTCTTCGCTCTGCGGGGCGACCTGCGCAAAGACCTGCTGACCGTCGCAGTCCTTTGCGCCATATCAGGCGGCATCGGCGGAGCGGAGATCCTGCTGCACACGCCGCAGTCCATGTTCCTGCACATCCTGCCGTGGATGATTCTTGCAGCGACAGTGCTCTTTCTCT is a genomic window containing:
- a CDS encoding ATP-binding cassette domain-containing protein; this translates as MPEPLLIAEGLSKVYGSSRVVSDVTLSIARGEILGLVGESGSGKSTVARMLLRLIEPTSGTVHFDGFDILDANRSQMKAMRRRMGVVFQDPFAALDPRMRVRDILAEPFAIHGDGGLRGEAMQARLTAMLQEVGLDTTALERYPHEFSGGQRQRINIARALALSPDFLVLDEPVSALDVSVGAQVINLLRDLQRTRGLTCLFISHSMPLVRYLCDRVAVMQRGCLVEVGDAVTICEHPREAYTQALIAATPEFALPAR